The nucleotide sequence GAAACCTACCAGACTCAAACGACATACATTGCTGCAGATGCAGTAGTATCAGAAGAACACCAACTTAGTAGACACAATACATGAGCAGCCAGCCCTCCTATATTTTCCACTCTGATTCAGTGTACAAATTATATTATACTGGATCCACTCATCCCCTCTTTGAGTTCAATTCGCGGCTTTTCAACAGaataacaaacaaaatatatgcAAATGTTCAACAACATCATCGTCAACCGGCTGTTAGATCAACCATTCACAATTACTATTCTAGGGGGATCCCTTTGTCAATGACGCTCAGCACTTTCCTTCCAAACCCAACCATGAGTTCACTTCGATCTTTGTTGAGCTTTTCTAGAAGCATTTGATGAAGGGGGCTATTTTCGCGCTTTGTGGCCTTCAATGCTGTTTGGATCACGTAGTTTCCATACTGATCTCGCGCAACTTGCCAGAGTTTGTCATACTTTAGAAAAACATTCACTACAACTTCCATTCCCAAAGAGTTTAAGCACATCTCTACAACGTGACTCCCGCCTTTTTGCAATGAGAGTTGTATGTAAAGATTTCGAAGCTCAAAGCATATCTTTGCAGAGAAGACTGGGTTATATAGCGTGAAGATGTGCTGGACAACAAAGTTCCTGAAAGATAACAAAGTTGCTGAACAGTTAACCCGAGAAAAGAAATGATGACATTATACAAAATGTAAACAATAAGATGAAAGAGGGATTTTCTGTACCCCGAAGGATCCTGAGAAAGGAATTTTGAGTTGCTCGAGACTTTGTCCATGAGTTTCTCTCTGTATGGAGTTTTACTGTTGGTGATGAACTCATTCAAGTGTATGCATCCCCTTTCGTGCTGAGCCAATCGGACGCAAAGCCTCACAACAGCTTCATATATTTTCTGTAATCAAATCAACCAAATGTTGAAGTTTTCAGAAAAGCGCTTAAAATATGTGTCCAAAACAGAAACATAAAGTAACCCTAGCTACCTTATTTTTCTCAATGTCAAGTTGGTTTAAGCACTTCAAGATGACATAGGATCCTGTACGATTGGTCATCAGTTCTTCGACAACACTAGATAGAGCTGATGTCAAAGTGTAAATCAGGGGCGATTTCTCGAGCACCTTGATCAGCATTTGAATTGATTTTGAGCTGCAGAAACAAGTTAAGCAACCAGTCCATCACAACTATGAAGCATAAAACGCAGATATATTTCTCCAAAGCAAACTGTTTTCTTGAGGGTTAAGGAATAAGGATTAGATGGATACCCATAATTGCAGACTGATATGTTGATGAGTGGTTTAGAATTCAAAGTTATCTTAGCCACAATGAGTCTCAACTGACTGTGATTGCATGATTCAACAAGCTTCCGAAAAACATAGTGTCCATGAAAGTCACACATCACCTCGAATAAGGAACCAAAAACCCCTTCGAGTAACATACTCTTTGCTAATGGGTCGCTGGGAGTTATCATTCTCTGTACCAAGGCCTGCGATCCGAGTTGAGTCATAGCGAGTCGAGCTATCTCACTAGGTATTCCTGAACTTTGTGCCCAATTATTACCATTGAAATAATATAATCCAGTCCTTTCAACATTGCCTCTGTAATTTTGTCCTCCATAATTTTGGTCACAATCGCTATTACCAAAAGGGCTGAGCTGGTGTGCCCAATTGCCCAAAGATGTAGATGTTGCTCCAACACTCCAATTTGCTCTTGTCCTTTCTTCTGTCGCCGGATTGCCAATAAGTTGATGGACATTCAGATTGTTTGAACCCATAAAGTTTCCTAGAAAATCAAGAACATAAATTACATAGACTATTAACCTATAcacacataaaattaaggtaacaTTTATATACAGGACGAGAGATTCTCTGTATTTCTACTCGGCCTTCAACACTTGATATCAGTATTATTTAGGGTATAAAATAATCTGTCTTCGACTTTATGGTTTAAGCGTAGAAAATAATCTGTCTTCGACTTTATGGTTTAAGCGTAGAAAGGACCATAAAGTCGAAGGCTAAAAAGATGTACTGTAAGAAAGTATCAAATTTTGAAGACAATCGAGACTAAAACCCTCAAGTTTAATCCCTAAGCAAGGTTCTACCCTTGGAAGATCAAGGTCGAAAAAATAGAACAGTCAATAAATCCTATCATGTTAAAGAAAATTCTGCAGTTAAAAGTTTTCCAAACGCATCATGTCTTTAAGAAAGACGGTTAAAGTCTTGCATACGAAACTATATATACATTACACATGAATTGGGAGAGTGGATACGAAGATTACCTCCAGCGCTCACACTATTGCCTCCCCATATACTCTGTGAATACAATGCCATTGGAGCTCTCGGACAATTTCTGAACCCGCTTTCGTATCTCGGATAAAAATCAGATTGTGCTTGTTGGATTTTGGTGGGAGTAGCATATGAAGACGAACCCGGAGAACTAGTGCTGCTTTTGTCCACTGTTACCCGAACGTTGCCGAAATAATGGCAGAGGTCGGTTTCTTGTTGTCGTCGAAGAGAGTAAGAAGGAGGCACGCAAGGAGTCTCTGGATTGGGAGGGTCGGAAGCAGAGTAACATGAAGTCGCCATTGTTACAGAGAgagcaagaacttcaagaacttcaagaacttcaagaacctCAAGAACCAGAAGACGAGAAAGAAATCAGAAttcaaaaacaataaaaagaagcagaagGCTATTTAGCATAAAAACAGGTTCGAGTCTTGGTTAAATATAGAGTGCGGTGATCCCAGTTTATGTAGGATTCTAGTCCTTGGttgattagggtttttattacaCTTatgattagtttttttttttttttaagataatATGATTAGGAATTACCGTTAATATTAATTAGAAAAGTGTTGGAGGTAAAATAACAAGAGGAATTATTGTTAATTCAAGTAGGATTTGTGTAAAGGATGGACGAAACCTGGGAGGTTTATAGGGAAGCTTGCAGATAAAGTTTTGCGAAAACAAATCGGTGACTTGGAAAACAAGTTCAAAAAGTACACAATATTTCTCATCCATCCGGTTTGGTCTAGTCCGGTTCAATACGGTATGGCCGATTGACATTTTTAGAAAATTATTGTAGTCAATGCGGTTTGAACTAATAactgaaacaaaataaagggcatGCAATTTTCATACATAGATATCTCACACATTGCAAAGTGTGTTTTCAAGACCACACCCCACAGGAGAAATTCTTGGGTATAAAAAATGGGTGTGAGAGGCAAGGTGGGGCAAAGTGGGGTAAAGTTAACATGACAAATCAAGGGGTGCCATATGTGGTTTTTATGTGTTGGGGCCGTATTGACACGTGGTCTGAGTGTTGGGTCTCACAATTTATTTATCATATATAGTTAAGTACTattaaccaaatgaaaatgataaacacaTTAATTTTCTCCTCCTGTACATCGTGTTAATCTTGTCCAGTTTAATATGATGGCCAAAAATATTGAGGGATGTGTGAGGGTCTAAAAAAATGGGGTGTAAAACCTGCTCCGTTAACTGAATTGAGCACCAATTTTGAAGAAAAACTTCTAGTGCCTAGGAGGATATTGTGCAGTATACAAAGTCAATTATGCAGTGGAATATGGGGAACATAAAGCCGGTTGTAGTGTATGATTGACTTTAGATACCACCAAGAATGAAATATGCAGTGCAATATGAGAAATCCTTGTTTTATACTTGACCCAACGAGAAAATGTGACAAGTGGGCAATATATATGATGCAGAGAAAACAAATTGTGGAGTGTAACCTGAAACAGAAAAAACACAATGAACAGTAAAACATGACCAAAATTTCAACAAGAAGCTAGAATTCATTGACAATATAGACCTAGACTGCTAATTCAAGGCCTTCATGAATATTTTCTCTTTCCCTAATCAAAATCTGCCAGCAGCAGCGCAGCAAAACGTAACTCCAGCTCCTGGATTTTCCGACTGCGAGTAATTGTTTGAAGAAATAGGCGAGTCTTGCCAACAAGTTTTCTGAATCCAACAAGCTTTCGTCATCTGTTAGCTTCCTCTGTCATACAATCTTGAAATATAAACGAGAAGTTATAACAAACGATCAGCACTACATAAAGATTTCCTAACActaatttttcttgttttacttCCAAAGCATGTTAGATGAAACAAGAGACAAAACTATAAGCTAGGAAGCCTACAAATAATGTAGCTTCGAAACTCTCATAAGTTCGTTGCAGTGGACATGGTGCTTCCTAAAGAACTCTAAATAGCTATACCGTGGGTGGCGAAGGCGTTACAATGGGATGATAAGGTGAAAACTCGAATTAAGTTGCTTGGAAACGACAATCAGCCATTACTATAAACCATCAATCAACTACAATAAAGGCTCAATTTCTATCGACTTCATTATTTAATGTGTTGATCATCAATGGCTCGCTCCCGGCAAGTCCACTGCCTAGTTATCTCATGTTGACTGAGACAAATGTGTGTGTGGTCTATATGCCTTAAATTTTACATCTTCGACTAAAAAAGTGGTAATCAATCTTAATGCCACACTTCAACTGACCCTTTGTTTTTAAGTAACAAGAGGAGATAATAACAACTTGACGATGAAGTAACATATCCTGCAGATGTGCACCAATAATAACAGACACAGAATACATACACCCGTGTTCTTGTTGTGTGATAATTAATGTCAATTTCATCTTCTAAAGTTAAAAGTTAATCTTTTATCAATGACAAATAGACGTGAATCCAAGAAAAAACAGATGAACAGTTCCCAACTTACTGGTCTTCAGTGAAGAACCTGTAGAGAAGAGCTGCATAAAGTCCATTTCTTGTGCATGATTAAAGTTCACGTCCTGACATTAGTACACGAGGGAGTGTTTATCCTGAAACGGGACACCAACATCTCATGGGGCACATCAATGAGGAATTCTCTGGTAcacaataaataataataaaaaaaaaagcatacgAAAACACCAACCATTGCTTTACGCACATGGAAAATGCAGCTGAGAATTACCATCGACGTCAGCTCCTTCTACTTCTCCTCTAACATCAATAGTTTGTCCAAATTTAGGCTTATCATCACTGATCACTCGAATCTCTTCCACAGACAGATTCTGCTCGACTGGACCAGAGGTGCAATCCTCAGTAACAAGTACATGGACAAAGCAAACGTTGCGTGTTCCTAACATGCATTAGGCTACTAAAAATGAATGACTAATAGACTTTCATCTACTTGTTCTTTAGTACCTTTCGGGCCATTAACAGAAGCCTCATTTGTAGAAGTATTTATTGTTGgaagtttgagtagaaatttctttgtcccacattgaccaTTCCCAAAAgagtttatcactttataaggctttatcCTTTAAAGAAAGtaattggagtaataggcctggagactaaaattgggctcatccatggggttgggttttggggtgtattaattatttggtaattaatatataattaatatatatttaaggatATGTCCTTACACAATCCCATTATGCAGAAAAAAATATTACGAAAAAAATATTACGAAGGTTTGGTCAATTTGACTGCAAACCTGCTGCGACTCCTTTTGATGCTGGATGCAAGTTGGAGAAAAATAAAGGCGATGCCAAATCTCAACTTGAATATTCTCAAGTAATTGGAAGTCTAATGTACTTGATGAATTCAACTAGGCCCGACTTAGCTTATGCAGTAAGTAGGCTTAGTAGATATACAAGTAATCCGGCACAAGAGCATTGGGATGCTTTAGTAAGAGTGTTAAGGTatttgaaaaatacacttgACTACGGATTACACTACACAAAATATCCACATGTTGTAGAAGGCTTCAGTGATGCCAATTGGATTTCTGACACTACAGAATCCAAGTCGACAAGtggatatgtttttaccttGGGAGGTGCAGCAATATCTTGGAAATCCTCTAAACAGAAATGTATAGCTCGGTCCACCATGGAGTCCGAGTTTATAGCTTTAGACTTGGCTGGCGAAGAAGCCGAGTGGCTCAAACATTTTCTGGAGGATATTCCAATGTGGCCAAAGCCGGTAACGGCTATAtgtatacattgtgatagtATGGCCGCCCAATCAAGGGCCAAAAGTCATGTATACAATGGGAAGTCACGTCACATCAGACGTCGACACAATACTCTTAAGAAGATGCTCTCCAATGGAATAATATCCATTGATTATGTGAAGTCAAAGGAAAATATAGCTGATCCTTTGACAAAAGGCCTACCAAGAgagcaaatattatttacatcgaggggaatgTGTCTTaagccaattcaatgaatcgaaCTGGGCGGAAACCTAACCTAGCTGATTGaagatcccatggtctaggttcaataggcaaactggttgagtttgattcaaaagttgaacACACAACTTACCCATTCTTATGATAAAATGTGTGTTGTCTGTTGACGTTTCAGGGGTtatgttttatacatttaatgacattaatatcttgttatcaagaggaatatggcagattattcttaattaatgtcacctatataggagtaaatggggccacatttatgagaattgacatggctaaattctctaaagctcctaCGAAATCCGGAATCTGTTcagggccaaaatgaacacaaccgtatgaattGACGTGTGGCAGCCATGATATGTGTGTAGCATATTGTCTTGGTTTACTACtgcggtgaacagttcaagatcttccacatccactgcgtcaccaagtaaacccgatatgttttcactagggtaagttcaagtccaaaagacacttcaCCCGATGCATATTATGACTATTCTCTCTCAGTTTTAGGCAGCCTAGTCACacatttgcattcaaatgtgGGGTCATTATTggagttttgaatgaaatttcaactcaaatgtggggtattgttggaagtttaagtagaaatttccttgtcccacattggccattcccaaaaaAGTTTAttactttataaggctttgttcTTTAAAGAAAGTAATTTgagtaataggcctggagactaaaattgggctcacccttggggttgggttttggggtgtattaattatttggtaattaatatataattaattataattaatatataattaatatatatttaattgtcaaaagatgggccttgggccttggggctctaataattaaattaattaattattttcggaattaattaattatttttaatttcgaatttaaattagttaattatttattttttccaacagactcatcttttcagatgaagtctgaagtgtgAAAACGCAGAAACAAAAACACCCATTTCagcagatgtctcccaacagttgCATCCCTTCCTTatacctgttgcgaacaggtacaatcacattatatatacatccatctgcatggcatttacAATATAGAAAAATCGTAAATCTCCTCCTGCAATCTTAAACATccttactgagagaaccacattaATATTCGCCAGAAGTCTATTTTCCGGTGTTGGAATTTCtgacttagatcgttgaatcctggtggaacagacgtccgtagaactacaagcacagagtagggacgaaatttctgttgcaaggacattgcggtacgcaagcctcgatcttcaagttgtctgttttataattcatattctagtttatattctgttagtttctattgcatttattatttattagcatatataaattatcacagattgttgacttaaATCCAACATTTATTGACCGCGCAAGACGTTTAACACAACTGAAACGCAGTCCATTTGGAAGTCTCCCAGATTTAAAATCTCCAATTCGGAAACCTAtttgatataaaaattaaagatCATAAACAATTAAGTTCCTGCTTAACTAGATTCATAGATTATATTTAACACCATCAAACTTACAAGAAGCATTACTAGCACCACCCTTTGGAGCCACCTGTGCTACGATTTGGTGATTACCAATAACCTCGCCACCTAAATTATTCAACGAACGCGCAAGCCGCCTTATATGACTCAAACGCAACCACTTTGGGAAATTAGCCGATTTAGAAGCTACAGCCTCCAAACCTGTAACACATTTCACACAGCGTGACAAACTTTTCAGTCTCCAACAACTTTGGACATGCGAAATGACAATGCAGTTATACAAACACGCTTACATTCGGAGTGCTGCAGAGCAGACGTTCCGCGGTTGTTTTTTCGAGCTGAGTAACTTCCCAAACGTCACTGTTCCCTCCTGATGCTCCCGCTTCATGTTCATTGCTAATTTGCTGTGATGGGAAATCCCCTGCTTTAGCATTTTCAACTCTCAGTCGTCCCTTACGCGACGTCGTTGCCGCTCTTGTTCTGAAATCCACAAGAAAACCAAATCTTCACGATTCATTTTTACCCCTCAATTATTTTCCATAATTTTTCTCCGTTTAATATGAATGACAATTAAACTATAAACCTAAAGTTCTACCTTGAGTGAAACTGATATGTGTGCGAGAAAAGCGTTGTGAGGGAGTACCCGGAGTTTCATCGTGATCAGAATTCAGAAAGCAGCAATTCATGCATTTGATTTTATCAGGCATGGAGTTCGAATCACAGTGCGGGTGATTTTATCATATAGCTTTTGTGGTTACGGAATGGTTACTCATTTTCGGGAATTCAGTGTTCAAAATCCCTCTAGCCTAAAACAATTGACAATGCATGGAGTAGCTTAACTACATCACATAATCTCGATTCTCAGGTGTGACGACGAGACTCAAGTCAAACACATTGAGTGACGTCCAGCTCCTAATAAGCACGTGGATCAACTTTTCGATGTGCTATACAGACAAGCAGCTTCGTCCTTTCCAAGTTTTAAAAGCCTTGTAGGGAATTACCTAACATCTCACTTGAGGTCAGCACTGCTCCTGAGTTTAACTACTGAGATATTGAACTACAACTCAAGATAAAGGTACTTTTTGTTTGGTGAAAAGCCGAAGACAAAAAGGGTAAAACTGCAGTAAAAGTGAGAGCTATTCTCTTTCTTTGCAAGGCCGACATTTTTACATCACCGAATTTCGAGATTCAGGTTTGGGACTACAACTAGGAACTCTTCCTACCAAAATTTACACAATCAGTCTTTCATGCTCTAAGCGTCATAAAACAACacgaaattagaaattttacaGGTTTTGCAGTCACCCTCTGGTTCACCTCCATGCAGAAGACGTTGCCATAGCTCTTTGCATCCAACTAAGGTAGAGAGCCCCATTTGCCTCTTGAACTCTAAAATTCCCGTGATATTCCTTCAACAGAACCCTGATAGCCTCCGTCACTTTAGGACTCAGCGGGTATGGAGTAAATCCATCCATCGTTAGCCTTGACCTCCACTTCCCGAAAGGTTCATGGCGTTCCACCCTCTCGGCTCCTTCACAAGCAACCATGTTCACGATGTCTCTAGCCACACAGTGCATCTCTGCGCTGATCCGCTGTTTGTCATCTCTTGGGCAAGCTACGTCAATTGATTCAAACAttgctgtataataatctaccATTTCAACAAACCTTGAGAAGAATGGGGAAGTGTTGGTGTTGGATTCTTGTTCCACAAGTGTCATAACTTTGGGCGATAAACTCTTAACCAGCCTTAACAAACGATCTCTGTGATTTTCAGTGCTCACACTCTCATCTGGCATGTGGTGCAACACGTATGGAAAATTAACGGCTATGGCTTCACCAGGTAGAATCCTGAGATTATGAAGTTCAACCTCAGAACCACACATGGCGGCAGCATTAAACTCAAATGGCACGTTGCATGATGCAGCAAGCTCTGAAAGCCTATTACCCACGATATGAAGTCCCCCACCACGAGCATGCTCTGATTGGGTATCATCAACGCCTGTGATTCGGATACGTGGTGGGCCACCAGGCTGACGAGCTAGATCTTGGATGAGGGGAATCCACTGGCTGCCCTGTGCAATCTGAAAATCAATTATGTGGATTCTTGGCTCATTCTCCAACGCTTCCCGAATGACAACGTTTGCAGACATGTAAGCAAACCTCCAATATGGGCAGATCTTATAGAGGACAGACATGTATGACATAAGTTGCGAGCTCGTTGGAACTTCacattttagggttttgtagatCGAACTCCCTGATCTTTCCAACCTTGCTCTGAGACCTTCCAACATGTAAGCCCCCAGTCTTTGCATTGGCTCCCCAGAGACTGACACCATTTGCCCCAAAACTTCCATCAAGCATATTGCATTGTCTAATTCGTTTTCGGATATCGCACGTGCACAGTCAATGAGAACATCTTTTAGGTTTAACTTAGGTATCGTTTCGGCTATTTGACTCTGGCTCCACCTTGCCATACCACTCCTGTGAGAACAAAAGTGGCTGTCAACAATATCCGAATCAGGTCCTAGCAATGAAACTTCCATTTCCCTGAGCTTGTACTTGAAGTCATCATCCACAATTATGGAGCACCCACTTATTGGTGATCCATAATTGTTGCCAGAGGAATGGTGCTGATCAGAAAAGCACGAGTGAGAACCTTGCGGTGAAAATGGACTCCTGTTAGACAAGCCACTAATAGCAGATGGGGAATCGCAGGGTAGAAAGTCAGTGGATGGAGATGATTCCAGGGTAAAGAACTGCTCCTTGTCATCCTTGTCGGTTTGAAAGGAAAGATTGTTTCCTTGGCTACCAGTATCCGGATACATGCTGTTTTCCAAAATTTGGAAACCACAGCGATCAATCTGCTGCACAGGCTGGTGATACAACGCTATACCTCGGTGTTGCTGAGATGTTTTCATATAAAGAAATGAAATGTTGGACCAATCCAGAGAAGGATTCTCACCTAATATATGTTCCTAAAACTTTACTCGATCGCCCGTCTAATAGATCTTAAACTGAATCTCAATAAAAGTGACAAACTGCTtcaactgtggaagaaaaatcacaagAGAACCACCAAATCTGCACATAGGAAACAAGTTTATGTTAACCAAACAACCAATAAAAGCGACCTTTACATCAGAAGCTTGATCACAATAAATTTTTATTCTTAGATGAAAGATTAACTTCACGAGAAGCGAGATTGATCACCAATCAGAACCTCACAACAACATAATTGAGTACGCTACAAGCAAAATATGATCCCTTCAAAccactaaaacaataaaattcgCCCCTCTATTTAGAAACTCGGAAAGTCAGAACCTGAAAAGTGAAAACTCACCTACCAAACACGTAACTCCGCCATAGGTAACTTGGGATTCTATATCTTTTATCTACCCAAAGAAGAAAAAGCACTCAGCAGGTGAAACCTAACCAGCACAGCCCCCACTACTCTAATTACCTACTAATTTCTCCTCCAACATCCCCAGACAATAACAGCAAAACGTGTACTTTTTTTAGGAACACGATTGTTGAAACGCGTTTTTCTGtctaattattatttaattccACCTCTCCATCTTTTCTTATGAATTGTAATAAAAGTAACTAATTAATTACCCTAAAAAAAAGGTACTTTAACATAAAAAAAAGTGGCTAAATTCCGGAATTGTTTGATTTCTTCAAATAAGTTGGTCTCAGATCAACAAAAAAATGGCATTAA is from Malus sylvestris chromosome 5, drMalSylv7.2, whole genome shotgun sequence and encodes:
- the LOC126623552 gene encoding scarecrow-like protein 13, with the protein product MKTSQQHRGIALYHQPVQQIDRCGFQILENSMYPDTGSQGNNLSFQTDKDDKEQFFTLESSPSTDFLPCDSPSAISGLSNRSPFSPQGSHSCFSDQHHSSGNNYGSPISGCSIIVDDDFKYKLREMEVSLLGPDSDIVDSHFCSHRSGMARWSQSQIAETIPKLNLKDVLIDCARAISENELDNAICLMEVLGQMVSVSGEPMQRLGAYMLEGLRARLERSGSSIYKTLKCEVPTSSQLMSYMSVLYKICPYWRFAYMSANVVIREALENEPRIHIIDFQIAQGSQWIPLIQDLARQPGGPPRIRITGVDDTQSEHARGGGLHIVGNRLSELAASCNVPFEFNAAAMCGSEVELHNLRILPGEAIAVNFPYVLHHMPDESVSTENHRDRLLRLVKSLSPKVMTLVEQESNTNTSPFFSRFVEMVDYYTAMFESIDVACPRDDKQRISAEMHCVARDIVNMVACEGAERVERHEPFGKWRSRLTMDGFTPYPLSPKVTEAIRVLLKEYHGNFRVQEANGALYLSWMQRAMATSSAWR
- the LOC126623553 gene encoding pumilio homolog 12-like isoform X2 yields the protein MATSCYSASDPPNPETPCVPPSYSLRRQQETDLCHYFGNVRVTVDKSSTSSPGSSSYATPTKIQQAQSDFYPRYESGFRNCPRAPMALYSQSIWGGNSVSAGEERTRANWSVGATSTSLGNWAHQLSPFGNSDCDQNYGGQNYRGNVERTGLYYFNGNNWAQSSGIPSEIARLAMTQLGSQALVQRMITPSDPLAKSMLLEGVFGSLFEVMCDFHGHYVFRKLVESCNHSQLRLIVAKITLNSKPLINISVCNYGSKSIQMLIKVLEKSPLIYTLTSALSSVVEELMTNRTGSYVILKCLNQLDIEKNKKIYEAVVRLCVRLAQHERGCIHLNEFITNSKTPYREKLMDKVSSNSKFLSQDPSGNFVVQHIFTLYNPVFSAKICFELRNLYIQLSLQKGGSHVVEMCLNSLGMEVVVNVFLKYDKLWQVARDQYGNYVIQTALKATKRENSPLHQMLLEKLNKDRSELMVGFGRKVLSVIDKGIPLE
- the LOC126623553 gene encoding pumilio homolog 12-like isoform X1, yielding MATSCYSASDPPNPETPCVPPSYSLRRQQETDLCHYFGNVRVTVDKSSTSSPGSSSYATPTKIQQAQSDFYPRYESGFRNCPRAPMALYSQSIWGGNSVSAGGNFMGSNNLNVHQLIGNPATEERTRANWSVGATSTSLGNWAHQLSPFGNSDCDQNYGGQNYRGNVERTGLYYFNGNNWAQSSGIPSEIARLAMTQLGSQALVQRMITPSDPLAKSMLLEGVFGSLFEVMCDFHGHYVFRKLVESCNHSQLRLIVAKITLNSKPLINISVCNYGSKSIQMLIKVLEKSPLIYTLTSALSSVVEELMTNRTGSYVILKCLNQLDIEKNKKIYEAVVRLCVRLAQHERGCIHLNEFITNSKTPYREKLMDKVSSNSKFLSQDPSGNFVVQHIFTLYNPVFSAKICFELRNLYIQLSLQKGGSHVVEMCLNSLGMEVVVNVFLKYDKLWQVARDQYGNYVIQTALKATKRENSPLHQMLLEKLNKDRSELMVGFGRKVLSVIDKGIPLE